A genome region from Chloroflexota bacterium includes the following:
- a CDS encoding AAA family ATPase: MKVVSIVGMAGSGKSEVARVFENSGFVRVRFGDITDEEVRERGLELNEKNERYVRGQLRKEHGMSAYARLSLPRIDRLLKSADVVVDGLYSWEEYTLLKDRYGGRFTVVAVWASPQTRYQRLTKRPIRPLTLDEAAGRDMAEIEELSKGGPIAMADFTITNESSLEALERQTREVVAALK; this comes from the coding sequence ATGAAAGTGGTATCGATTGTTGGTATGGCAGGCTCGGGCAAATCAGAGGTAGCCAGAGTATTTGAAAATAGCGGCTTTGTGAGAGTCAGGTTCGGCGATATTACCGATGAAGAGGTCAGGGAAAGAGGGCTCGAGCTGAACGAGAAAAACGAACGGTATGTCAGGGGACAACTCAGAAAAGAGCATGGAATGTCAGCTTATGCCAGGCTCAGCCTGCCCAGGATTGATCGCCTCCTCAAATCGGCTGATGTCGTTGTGGACGGCCTCTACTCATGGGAAGAATACACTCTGTTGAAGGACCGCTACGGCGGCCGTTTTACCGTGGTGGCAGTTTGGGCCTCTCCCCAGACACGATATCAGAGGTTGACGAAAAGGCCCATCCGCCCCCTGACGCTTGATGAAGCTGCCGGCCGGGACATGGCGGAGATCGAAGAGCTCAGCAAAGGTGGGCCCATCGCCATGGCAGACTTCACCATCACCAACGAATCTTCTTTAGAAGCCCTGGAAAGACAGACCAGAGAAGTCGTTGCAGCCCTGAAGTGA
- a CDS encoding cobalamin-dependent protein (Presence of a B(12) (cobalamin)-binding domain implies dependence on cobalamin itself, in one of its several forms, or in some unusual lineages, dependence on a cobalamin-like analog.): MSEELSMAIVELKRDEAVQAVRSRLEKGEEPLRILEECRHGMSTVGERFQKGDYFLAELMLSAEIFKEAMNILQPHLARLRPEKPLARVVLATLQGDIHNLGKDIVATLLQAHGFEVHDLGVDVPPSRVLVEVKKVKPRFVGFSALITTAFPSMKEAARMLQEAGLRKNTKLMIGGGVTTPMTRDYVGADFQTLDAMEGVAYCLNVIGGK, from the coding sequence ATGTCTGAAGAACTTAGCATGGCTATTGTCGAGTTGAAGCGTGATGAGGCGGTGCAGGCTGTCAGATCCAGGCTGGAGAAAGGCGAGGAACCCCTCCGGATCCTGGAAGAATGCCGTCATGGCATGAGCACTGTTGGCGAGCGCTTTCAGAAAGGCGATTACTTTCTGGCCGAACTGATGCTTTCCGCCGAAATCTTCAAAGAAGCGATGAATATACTGCAACCGCACCTGGCCAGGTTGCGTCCTGAAAAGCCCCTGGCCAGGGTCGTGCTGGCTACGCTGCAGGGCGACATCCACAACCTGGGCAAGGATATCGTGGCTACCCTGCTGCAGGCTCACGGCTTTGAAGTGCACGATCTGGGCGTGGACGTGCCGCCGTCCCGCGTGCTGGTGGAGGTGAAGAAGGTCAAGCCTCGGTTTGTCGGGTTCTCAGCGCTCATCACCACGGCTTTCCCCAGCATGAAGGAGGCTGCCCGGATGCTTCAAGAAGCCGGGCTGAGGAAAAATACGAAACTGATGATCGGAGGGGGAGTGACCACCCCCATGACGAGGGACTACGTCGGAGCTGACTTCCAGACTCTGGACGCCATGGAAGGCGTAGCCTACTGCCTGAATGTGATAGGAGGGAAGTGA
- a CDS encoding cytidine deaminase: MTTRWPKVKRPDKFEHFLNRAEVVSEMSTCLRRKIGAIIVGQDGVELSSGYVGSPRTTAHCIDTGICLRRELNIPPGQRYELCRSVHAEQNAIINAARTGISIVGGEMYISSERNKDAYDASRGENDRIYGPCLICKKLIINAGITRVHMRERGVGVKSYDVAELKELLAQEEEEIKRSLQPKTKEKK; encoded by the coding sequence TAAGGTGAAAAGACCTGACAAGTTTGAGCACTTCTTGAACCGGGCAGAGGTTGTATCGGAAATGAGTACCTGTCTCAGAAGAAAGATAGGGGCGATTATTGTCGGCCAGGATGGTGTAGAGCTTAGCTCAGGCTATGTGGGGTCTCCCAGAACGACAGCCCATTGTATTGACACCGGAATATGTCTCAGGAGGGAACTCAATATTCCGCCCGGTCAACGGTACGAATTGTGCCGCAGTGTCCATGCAGAACAAAACGCCATAATCAATGCCGCCAGGACGGGCATCAGCATAGTCGGTGGGGAAATGTATATTTCCAGTGAAAGAAATAAGGATGCCTATGATGCCAGCCGGGGAGAAAATGATCGAATCTACGGGCCCTGTCTGATCTGCAAGAAACTGATCATTAACGCCGGGATCACCAGGGTGCACATGAGAGAGCGGGGTGTCGGGGTAAAGAGCTATGATGTCGCAGAGTTGAAGGAGCTGCTTGCTCAGGAGGAAGAGGAGATAAAAAGGAGTCTTCAGCCCAAAACTAAAGAGAAGAAGTAA